TGCCTTTACCAACGGGCTTCGTGGTAAACATCGGATCAAAGAGCTGCGTCTGAATCGGTGGTGGGATGCCGGGTCCGTTATCGGCAATTCGCACAACGATCGCTTGGTTATCGAGTTCTGTGGTGAGATGGATCTCGGGATTGCTGAGCTGGTTTTGGGCAATCGCTTCTTCTAAGGCATCGATGGCATTGGCCATTAAATTCATGAAAACCTGGTTGAGTTGACCGGGATAACAAGCAATCTGTGGTGTTCCACCGTAGTGGGTGTGGACTTGGATTGGTGGTTTATCGGCGATCGCTTTGAGTCGGTGGCCCAAAATCAGTAATGTGCCATCGAGCCCCTCACGGATATTCGTTACTTGCTGTGTGTGGATGTCCGCCCGCGCAAAGTTCCGCAGGGATATGGCAATATCGTGAATTCGATTGCCACTCAATTCAATGGTTTTAAATATTTTGGGTAAGTCTTCCAGGATGAAATCTAGATCGAGGCGTTCGATTTCGGCGAGGACTGCTGGGGTGATTTGCTCCCCATTGGCGCGATAGAGCTGCAGCGCCTGCGTCATATTTGCGATATAACTTTGTGCTGGATCGATATTATTAATGATGCAGCCAATAGGGTTATTAATTTCATGGGCAATCCCGGTGACTAATTCGCCAAGTGCCGAGAGCTTTTCACGCTGAACCAATTGACTTTGGGTTTGACGTAAGGTTTCGGTTTTGAGGTGAACTTGGTGTTCGAGATTTTGATTAAATTCCTGGAGTTGCTGATTTTTTGTTTCGAGCTCGCGCGTGAGATGACGCAGTTTGAGATGGACGTTGACCCGTGAAATCACTTCGGTTTCTTCAAAGGGTTTCGTGATGTAATCAACCGCGCCGATCGACAACCCTTTAACTTTATGTTCAGTATCCGCCAGGGCCGTCATAAAAATTATAGGAATCATGTCGGTTCGCTGATCGGCTTTTAGCCTTTGGCAAGTTTCGAAGCCGTCAATTCCGGGCATCTGCACATCCAGTAAAATAATTGCTGGATGATGCTGACTGGCGATCGCTAGTGCTGTCTCACCATCAGCCGCAACACGTACTTTAAACCCAGAGGCTTTAAGCGCCTGGGCCAGCACCGATAGATTAGTCGGATTATCATCAACAATTAGAATAAAATCGTTGTCGGCTGTGAGCATAGTGGTTTGGCTTCAACAATGTAGTAGAGCTGATATTCGTTGAGCTGACAGTGTGGAAGTAAGGGTATCACTCAATTATGCCACTTTGGTCTGTCGTCATTGTAGGTGACAATAATGAAGATGCAGCGCAATTTTCTTCCGCTAAATGGCTTTGAATCAATGACTGTAGCGCCTTGATTTGAAATCCCTCGGCTAAGTCAATAATTTGATTGGCGAATATATTGCATTGCCGATGTGTTTGTTTGAGGGCGTTGGCGAAGCTGATGGTTTGATCAAGATCACCTGATTGTACTAGGCCGTTGAGATGCTCGAGGGTCTCGCGATCCGGAATGTACAGTTTTTGTGGCGTTGCATCGTTGGCAACGGCGATTTCATCACGGTAGATCCAAGTTAAATCTAAATGTGTTTTTAAGCTGGCAAAAAGTTGTTCTGTTAGCAGTGGCTTACTCAGGAAATCGACGGCACCAGCATTAAAGCTGGCGGTTTGATTGGACTCTAAGACACTGGCTGAAGCCACAATGACAGGCATATGGCAGGCGTCGGGAATGTGTTTGAGTTGTTCAAGAAATGCCAGTCCGCCCATGACGGGATTGGACAGCTCCGTAATTACTAAATCCGGTGTAATGGTCTGGAGGATATTGAGGGCGGCTTGACCATCGCTGGCCTCAACAACGTGGAACCCGAGGGGTTCGAGTAGATGTTTGAGGACTAATCGATTGGCGCGGTGGGCATCAATTGTCAGGATGCTGCGGGGATTGCCGATATATCCAACGATCGGTGAATCAGCCTGTGTCGTCGTCTCATCGTTGTTCGTACTAAAGGTTGGAACGGTCACGGCAAACCAGAACTCGCTCCCCTGTCCTGCTTGGCTTTTGAGTTGCAGCTTGCTACCCATCAGTTCCACAATTTGTTGGCTAATAGCTAATCCTAAACCAGTGCCTTCTGCTTGTTTCTCAGCATCACCAACTTGTTCAAAGGGTTGGAAAATCTCGGCTTGTTGGCTCGATGTCATGCCGACGCCCGTGTCCTCAATGTGAAATTTCAGTAATTGTTGGATGCCGCCATCGATTGTTGTTTCCGTATGTGGATGATCGGATGCTTCCATTTTGACTTGAAACCGGACAAATCCCTGATCGGTAAATTTAATGGCATTTCCGAGTAGATTAATCAGCACCTGCCGCAGACGCTTATCGTCAACCTTAACGCTGGTGGTGATTTGCGGATCAAGCTGATAGCGAAATTCGATCCCTTTTTCCTCGGCACGGATGCGACAAATGTCCACCACATTATCAAGTAACGCCGTGAGATTGATTTGCCGTGGCTGCAGCTCGAGTTTGCGGGCTTCAATTTTCGCAAAATCGAGAACATCACTGATTAAGGTCAAGAGGTGGGTGCCGCACTGGGCAATTACTTTTAAGCCTTTTTGTTCCGATTTCCCCATTGAGTCAACTCGCTGGAGGATCTGCACATAGCCGAGAATGCCATTCAGTGGAGTTCGGAGTTCGTGACTCATATTCGCGAGAAACTGGCTTTTGGCTTGGTTCGCACTATCCGCTTTTTCCTTGGCGAGGCTGAGTTCGGCGGTGCGTTCGGCGACCTTCGCTTCCAGATTTTTGGAATATTCCATCAGCTGTGCATTCGCCGACTGTAATTTGGTGTTGGCGATCGCGAGCTGGTCGTTGGAGATTTCCAACTTTTGTTGTTTGAGCGTTTGGGTGGTGGCGATCGTCGCACTGACTAATGCGACTAGGGCCGGAACGACGGGCAGGAGAATCCCTGCAACAAAACTACCGTAGGCCCCAACGATGATTGCGCCACTGGCCAATTGGGTGCCCCAGAAGACTTGTCCACCGGGTAGCCAACATTTTTTGGCCCGCATGGATAGGCCGGTGCTGCACCCCATCCCCGCAAATGTCCAAAATACGATCCAAGCCGATGATTCCCAAAGATTTAGCCCACGCAAGTAGGTGTTTTCATGTAATGCGCCGAGCACCAGTTGGTGGGCAATATTGGCGTGAACGATGACACCCGCTGTTGGTGCATTGGAGGTAAAACTGGAGGAACTGTAGGGTGTTGCAAAGAAATCGTTGGTGCTTTGGGCCACGGAGCCGATGAATACCATGCGATCGCGCATTAAATCTGGCGCAACTTTCCCGGCAATTACATCGCGCATTGAAACACGCTGAAAAGCGGTTTCGGCACCGTACCAATTCAGGAGGATTTGATAGCCCCCAATTTTCTGATCGGAATACCCGGCATCATGTGTGCTAATTGGTCTGTAGCGAGTCTTGCCTAATTGATATTCTTGGGCCGCTTCGTTGACCGGCTCTAAGCTAATCTTTTCCTTCGCTAAGTAAGTGAGGGCGACATGGGTGGCGAGTCCGGGTTTGAGCTTGTTCTCATCCTGGTCATCTTCTGCTGTAAGTAAGGCCCGACGAATATGCCGATCGCCATCCAGCACTAAGTCTGCTAGAGCCACCTGTTCTACGGCAGCGAGTTCGGGTGGGGCCGGGACACGACTACCGGCAATTTTTTCGATGCCAACCAGATTTGGGGTTGAGCGGAATACTTGTTTGAGCTCGCTGTAGCCTTTGCCTTCTGGTAGATCACGGTAGAGATCGAGCCCAATTGCCCGTGGTTTTTGATCCCGAATTTTGGTTAAGAGTTTGGCGAGTGACCAATCGGGAATTGGCCAATGTTTGACTGACTGAATATCGGTTTCATCGATCGTCACAATGACGATTTGCTGGGCAATATCTTTCGCTTTGGCTGAATGGTAATGTGATCTAACCTGGACAAATTCATCCCGCAGGCGCCATTCTGCTAGATTAAATAAGCCAAAATATTGCCCCGCGATAATGCTGAGCGCAATGCTGGGGGGGATGAGATAGAAACTCCGATGCTGTTGGAGTGATTGCTTTAGTCGATGCCACATAAATTATGCATTACAGTTGAAAATCAAGCGATCGTCGAACGGCCATGCGGCCTTGGTAGAGCCAAACTTGATGCATAAGTTATCGCTTTACCCTGAAGCTTCAGTGGCATTGCATCATGGGTGATGCAATGCCACTGAAGTCGTTGAGTTAGGAGTTATTCAATGGTGCCTTGGCAATTTCTGTGAGACCGACGTCCGTCAGCAAATTCTTCCAGGCATCAATCGCGATTTGATTATTTGCTTGACTGCGTTTGAGCGATGCGAGTTCGACCATGCAGTCATACCAAATGCCGTTTGCCCCAAAGGCTTGTGCCCGCTCCATTGGATCATTTGTGGTTAATTGTTGTGCGAGTGCCGTGGATGGTTGGATGCGCTTGATCCAGCCTTCGACATAGGGAGAGCGAGGGCCGAGTTCATTGTTCATCACCAATGTCACGATCCAGCGATATTGTTTATCGATCGCCAAAGCTGGTGCCTCCGGAGGCAGGGTGACAGACATCACACCGGATTTTCCAGTCACTGCTAATCGCATTGTGTGGTGGGTCTTACCTTGTTCATCCTGCACACTAAAGATGGCAGTTTTTGCCCGAGAAGCGGGGATATAAGTCATGAACGTGGGATGACTGGCGATCGTTGTCCCACTAAAAGTGGGTGGCAGTACAGCCAACATCGCCGCTGGACCATTTATGCTCAGCATGCCAGTCCGTGAACCGCCAGCGGTTGACTCCCTGATGGTACCGCGATCACGCTTTGGCCGAAATAAGCTACTACGTGACCCGCCGCTGGATCGGCGTAAGGTGCGACGATTCGTTGCGGGGACAAATAAACTGAAGCCACGGCTACTGCCACCCGTTGTCCCATTGATCGCTTCGCTACCGGGTTTTGGGGTAAAAAAGTTGCCTCGGGAGGCCCCACCGGTGGCTTGGCTCGGTGTGCCACTGCCGGGTTTGGGATTGAATAAAGAAGCCTCTGCGGGTTGACCGGTCAGGCAAATGCCACTAGCAATCAACGTGAATAGGCCATAAAACCATAGCCAACGATATTGTTTCATAATACAAACTCTAAGTTGATGAATTATTCAATGGCATTTGTATCAACCCTGCTGTCCTAGCTTAAAAATTGCGATGACATTCGGGCTTATAGGAAGCTACGGAACTTCGCTGATCGTGACCTTAAGCATCGCGTGGGTCTGCGGATGTTAAGTGGGGTCGCGATATGATAATTCCCTATTGCCAATGGCCTACCATCACGAATGGTGACCAGAAGAAGGGGTGTTTAAAGTCAGTTTGGCGAATCAGTTGAATCTGCGCTTGGCGCAGGGCTTCCGCTTTGTTCATATCGGTTTGTTTGAGATTGTCATAGAACTGTTCCATTAATTGGGCTGCGACTTGGTCGCGTACAGGCCACAGACTCGCAACGGTCGATCGCGCGCCCGATTTGACGGCCAGTCCGGCCAGTCCCAGGACTGAACGATCGTCGCCGATCGCCGTGTCACAGGCACTGAGCACTAAGAGGTTAATCGCCTCATTATCTTTACCTTCGCGAGCTTTGAGCAGTTCGGAAAGTTCTTTAATATTGATGTGGCCATCCCAGGTCAAGAGGAATGTATCTTCAAGATTGGAACTAAATTGTCCGTGAGTTGCGAGGTGAACAACGTTAATTGAATTTTCGGGGTCTTGTACTTGCTGGGCTAAGGCTTGACTCGTGAAGCTCTGATTGACTAGAGGGGAACTGCCAACTCGATCCGCAATGCGTTGGACTTCCTGTTCGACGGCAGGCAAGGCGGTAAAGCCGCTACGTGATTCACTAATTCCGGCAATAATTGCTTTGAGTTGGTTGGCTTCTAGCGCTTGGTTGGTGAGTAGCTGCATCCCTGGGGAAAGTGTTACGGCATACTTCTCAATTAGGTATTGCTGGCTTTGGCGATCGTAGAGCGCGGACATGGGAATATTCCGCAGCTTGCCGTCAAGCACAAACACCAGTGTTTCGGTTTGTTTGAAGGCTTGATCCTGTTCGGCGGGGCGAATCAGTAAATCATAGAGAGTTTCAAGGGCGATTTCACGATCGCCCACGCCGGTTACGGGATTGAGCGCGGCGAGTCCGTCCGATAAAATGCGATCGATTTTCGCTTGGGGCTTTGATGTGACGTAATAGCGGAGGGGCTGTCCGGCTTGGGACAAAATTACGGCCAAGCGATCGGGCAACATAATCGGATAAACCACTGTTGCCTTGGGGTCGAGCTGATCAATTTGTTGGACTTGATCAATGCAGGCTTCACGGAAGAAGTTATCGAGTTCGGCCAGCTGGAGTGATTCGATCAGATCTCGTGATTGTTTAAGTGCCGACTGTGAAGGCTGATTATCGAGTAATAAATCAACCAGCTCACGATAGACTGGCTCGACGCTTTCCCGGAACGAGAATTGAATGTCGGGGTTTGTGGCAATCAAGTCACCACGAATACTGCGTAACGATGAAATTGCTTCTTCGTAGGACTGAATTGCGGCTTGTTTGGCACCGTGTTGCTTTTGAATCGTTCCGAGTTGCCAAGCCGATTGGGAAATAATTTCTGGCGCATTGACCTGGCGGGCGAGGCGCAGTGATGCTTGGGTGAGTTTCTCGGCTGTTGTCCATTGCTGATGTTGCTCATAGCCTTGGGCCCACTGGCTGAGGGCATAGGCTTCGGCGCGGGGATCGCCAATTTGCTGTGCCGCTTTTACGGTTTGCTCCATGAATTGGTTGAACTGGGCCGGGGGCAGTGCCTTGTCCGAGTGACTGAGGCGGTTCATTGACGATGCAAAGTTAATCGCACTGTAGAGCGCCGGTTGGCTCTTGGGGAGCTGGCTCAGGGCTTGTTGCAGTTTTGGGGCGACATCGGCGGCTAAATCGGGCCGCTGATATTCCACCATCAGCCGGAGTTTACGCACCTGCGCCTGGACTTTGCGCAGATCGCTATGGGCTAATTTTTCTGCTTCCTCAAAGTCTTCGATCGCGGTATTTGGCTCGTCGGCATGCATTGCCACTTGACCGAGATTCAGTAAGATGGTGCTCTGTTTGGGTTTGTCGCCGAGCTGTCGGGCAAGCTCTAAGGCTTTGGTGAGATTGTCTTCTGCGGCTCGGTAGTTGCCCGAATTTTGCCAAGCATTGCCGATCGCCTGTAAGCCCGAAATTTGCACTTGCCGATCGGATTGTTTGGCTAAGTCTTGTCCGAGGGCTTCTAGTTGTTGCCGGGCGCGACGATAAAATCCGAGTTTTTGTAGGGCGTGGGCTTGGTTGATCTGAGTGCCGATCTGGCCGATCGCATCGTCGGCCTGGTGATAGTAAGACTCGGCTTGTTCCCAGGTTTTGAGGGCGG
This is a stretch of genomic DNA from Romeriopsis navalis LEGE 11480. It encodes these proteins:
- a CDS encoding sensor histidine kinase is translated as MLTADNDFILIVDDNPTNLSVLAQALKASGFKVRVAADGETALAIASQHHPAIILLDVQMPGIDGFETCQRLKADQRTDMIPIIFMTALADTEHKVKGLSIGAVDYITKPFEETEVISRVNVHLKLRHLTRELETKNQQLQEFNQNLEHQVHLKTETLRQTQSQLVQREKLSALGELVTGIAHEINNPIGCIINNIDPAQSYIANMTQALQLYRANGEQITPAVLAEIERLDLDFILEDLPKIFKTIELSGNRIHDIAISLRNFARADIHTQQVTNIREGLDGTLLILGHRLKAIADKPPIQVHTHYGGTPQIACYPGQLNQVFMNLMANAIDALEEAIAQNQLSNPEIHLTTELDNQAIVVRIADNGPGIPPPIQTQLFDPMFTTKPVGKGTGLGLSISRQIIEELHQGSIQINPAVKQGAEFIIRLPLTT
- a CDS encoding CHASE2 domain-containing protein, translated to MWHRLKQSLQQHRSFYLIPPSIALSIIAGQYFGLFNLAEWRLRDEFVQVRSHYHSAKAKDIAQQIVIVTIDETDIQSVKHWPIPDWSLAKLLTKIRDQKPRAIGLDLYRDLPEGKGYSELKQVFRSTPNLVGIEKIAGSRVPAPPELAAVEQVALADLVLDGDRHIRRALLTAEDDQDENKLKPGLATHVALTYLAKEKISLEPVNEAAQEYQLGKTRYRPISTHDAGYSDQKIGGYQILLNWYGAETAFQRVSMRDVIAGKVAPDLMRDRMVFIGSVAQSTNDFFATPYSSSSFTSNAPTAGVIVHANIAHQLVLGALHENTYLRGLNLWESSAWIVFWTFAGMGCSTGLSMRAKKCWLPGGQVFWGTQLASGAIIVGAYGSFVAGILLPVVPALVALVSATIATTQTLKQQKLEISNDQLAIANTKLQSANAQLMEYSKNLEAKVAERTAELSLAKEKADSANQAKSQFLANMSHELRTPLNGILGYVQILQRVDSMGKSEQKGLKVIAQCGTHLLTLISDVLDFAKIEARKLELQPRQINLTALLDNVVDICRIRAEEKGIEFRYQLDPQITTSVKVDDKRLRQVLINLLGNAIKFTDQGFVRFQVKMEASDHPHTETTIDGGIQQLLKFHIEDTGVGMTSSQQAEIFQPFEQVGDAEKQAEGTGLGLAISQQIVELMGSKLQLKSQAGQGSEFWFAVTVPTFSTNNDETTTQADSPIVGYIGNPRSILTIDAHRANRLVLKHLLEPLGFHVVEASDGQAALNILQTITPDLVITELSNPVMGGLAFLEQLKHIPDACHMPVIVASASVLESNQTASFNAGAVDFLSKPLLTEQLFASLKTHLDLTWIYRDEIAVANDATPQKLYIPDRETLEHLNGLVQSGDLDQTISFANALKQTHRQCNIFANQIIDLAEGFQIKALQSLIQSHLAEENCAASSLLSPTMTTDQSGIIE
- a CDS encoding DUF928 domain-containing protein produces the protein MKQYRWLWFYGLFTLIASGICLTGQPAEASLFNPKPGSGTPSQATGGASRGNFFTPKPGSEAINGTTGGSSRGFSLFVPATNRRTLRRSSGGSRSSLFRPKRDRGTIRESTAGGSRTGMLSINGPAAMLAVLPPTFSGTTIASHPTFMTYIPASRAKTAIFSVQDEQGKTHHTMRLAVTGKSGVMSVTLPPEAPALAIDKQYRWIVTLVMNNELGPRSPYVEGWIKRIQPSTALAQQLTTNDPMERAQAFGANGIWYDCMVELASLKRSQANNQIAIDAWKNLLTDVGLTEIAKAPLNNS
- a CDS encoding CHAT domain-containing protein, with protein sequence MLSRSKTWKARLYRWFYLSLSLISLSLVLLIQPATAKSPEQSAPTTAQRPDHRAAINLAAGRNLYQAGRFTEAVVAWQAASEQYHRHGDAHNAALSLSYLASAQQELSQWDLAKQSIDRSLKQLKTSQPQPPSILWAQVLNNQAQLLFNTGQSETALKTWEQAESYYHQADDAIGQIGTQINQAHALQKLGFYRRARQQLEALGQDLAKQSDRQVQISGLQAIGNAWQNSGNYRAAEDNLTKALELARQLGDKPKQSTILLNLGQVAMHADEPNTAIEDFEEAEKLAHSDLRKVQAQVRKLRLMVEYQRPDLAADVAPKLQQALSQLPKSQPALYSAINFASSMNRLSHSDKALPPAQFNQFMEQTVKAAQQIGDPRAEAYALSQWAQGYEQHQQWTTAEKLTQASLRLARQVNAPEIISQSAWQLGTIQKQHGAKQAAIQSYEEAISSLRSIRGDLIATNPDIQFSFRESVEPVYRELVDLLLDNQPSQSALKQSRDLIESLQLAELDNFFREACIDQVQQIDQLDPKATVVYPIMLPDRLAVILSQAGQPLRYYVTSKPQAKIDRILSDGLAALNPVTGVGDREIALETLYDLLIRPAEQDQAFKQTETLVFVLDGKLRNIPMSALYDRQSQQYLIEKYAVTLSPGMQLLTNQALEANQLKAIIAGISESRSGFTALPAVEQEVQRIADRVGSSPLVNQSFTSQALAQQVQDPENSINVVHLATHGQFSSNLEDTFLLTWDGHINIKELSELLKAREGKDNEAINLLVLSACDTAIGDDRSVLGLAGLAVKSGARSTVASLWPVRDQVAAQLMEQFYDNLKQTDMNKAEALRQAQIQLIRQTDFKHPFFWSPFVMVGHWQ